TAGATGCTCCAGCCTCATGCCCGGCCTCAAACGCAGCCCTGAGCAGCGTCATGCCGCGTTCGTCCACATTTTGAACCCCAGACGACCATTGTTCCCATGCTTCCTCAAGGTCCGCAGGAAGCTCGCTGGATGCTGTACTTTGGGCCACAACGCGAGCGGCGTTCAGGTTGGGATCGGGAGTTAATTCATTGTCCTTAGCCATGCTCCTATTGTAACATCCACCGCAAAGCTGGCGATGGGCGGCTAGATTTCAAAGTGAACCACTACCCGCCCGCGGGGCGGGGATATTGCCGAGAAAACGGCGAGAAAATGCGGGCGCGATTATGGAATAGGGTGGCTGGGGACGAGAGTAGCGAGCCCCCAGTCGTTGGGTTTGCCTCGTTGATTTGCTGGGGACTCGCTACGCTCGTCCCCAGCCACCCTAAGAGTCCTCACCAGCCTCAACGTATTCCGGTCGCACTAATCTCCGAGCTACGCTGATTCATCTTGTCCGCAGGCAGAATCCGCCCTGGGATGCCCTGCCCGAAGTAACCAGCTGACGGCGCCATGACACGTTGGACCGCTTGGTTGGTGTTCTCGCCTTTCTGCATCCTTAGGTGATGCGGAGGCCCTTGAGTGCGGCGGCGTTGCCAAACGACTTGGCCATCGATTTGTAGTTCCAGTGTGTAAAGCCGTTCAGTCACAGAGACCTTATCCGGCTTGCTGCGACGCAAGCCCACATGAAAATCCTCGTAGAGCATTTCGCGACGTTCGCCAGGCTCGGTACGCGCGACCAATACAGCCGATGCGTTTTCGCCGATGACATAGCCCGCATCTTCGAGATCGCGGCGGAGTTTCTCCTCAACTTCCTGGCGGACACTGCGGGCACCGCTAGCCAAGTTGTCTATCAGTTCGAACTCCAAAGAGATCGCGTCTCCTGATTTGAGTACCACTTCGTCGTCGGAGATCGATTTCACGCCGACGTGTGGAAGGCGTAACGGCAAAAGGACTTGGTTGTTCCCCGAACCCAACAGATACCAGTTGATACCTGCGGCATGAGCCGTCTTGCTGGCTGAGTGCTTATACTTCCAGACGGTCATTTGGCTGGGGACATGCACTAAGTTCCCTCCGCCCAAGAGTAAATGCTCGTTGTCCGTCCAGGCGATCGTGCTACCGCTATCGGGAACATAAAGCGTATCGAACACCTCGCCCGTTTCGAGGTTCATCAGGTCAACCTGATTCCCGTCGAGTCCTGCGAGCAGTTGCCCAGAGGGATCGAAAGCAAGCGCTTTGTGCCGTCGTCCCTGTGGGAGTGCCACCTGTTGCAGGGGCTCACCCGTGGCAGCATCAAGAATGTAGACGGCTTTTGAATCGGCAATAGCGAACTGATTCAGCCCAGGGCTCAGCGCACCGCTGCTCATGCCATTGAGCGTTAGCGTGTAGATCGCTCGGGCGGATTCGACTTCCCAGACGGTGATTGTTTGACGACCGACGGTTGCTAAGAGATTGTCGTTAATCCACGTCAGATCTTGGATGTCTTTGAAGAACTCCTCCTTGAAGGGACGCCAACTGATGGCGTGCGAGAGTCCGTTAGAGCCAAGGTTGTAAATGTCGACCGTTTTCTTGTCGTGGCTCTTCCCCTCGGTCACTGCCGCGATGCGAATCCCCGAGGGAGACATCGTCGCCAGCTTGAAACCCGCAGGCAGGTCGGTAATCTCCTGGACTTTGCCGGTCCCCAAATTGCAGATCTGAATACGCGCTTCCTTTGAGTGAACCCCGGAGCCTCCCATACGCGAGACGAGCGCGAACTCGCCGTTGGGCGACACGGTAAAGCTCTCAATGTCCTCAAAAAAGCCTTTCTTGCCGCCAAGTCGCATTGCCCGCAGACGGCGAGACGATCCAGAATCGAGACCTGGGTCCGGAATGAAAGAGCCGCTAGTCTGGGTGCCCAGGACGACTTGCTCGACGCTGGAAAAGTCCGCCTTGGAGAGTACTTGGCCACTAGCGCTGCGTGCGACGGCATTCGGGTCGGCGCGAATCATCCGTAGCGAGCGACTGTTTCGCGAGACGCTGTCGATATCATCTTCGCCGTCGAACATCACCTTCAGCCAGTGACCATCCGCGCTGATGACGGTGCCTCGCTTCAATTCCCCAAAGCTCTCGACCTCGATGATATCGCCCTTCAAGTACTCTCCCGGTTCGCGCTTCACTGGCGCTGCCGCGAACTCCATGTCGATCGAGCTATTGCCAAACGGGTTATCCGGATCGGAGTCCCCGAGGCTGACTCCTTGGGACAGGCGCTTCACTTCTTCCTGATCTCGCTCGCTCAGCTTGTCCAGCGGAAAGGAAATCACCTTGTTGTCCTCTCTTCGCAAACGGACCTTCCCGTCGACGAGTTCCATGAATGTGGCTCGGATCTTATGCTTGCCCGTGGAATCGACCCAGGTACGCGGTTTGGGTTTGTCTTCCTTAGCAGCATTGCCGCTTCCGAAAGTGACACTCCGCTCAGTGGTCGTATTGCCGTTATTCGTTCGTGTGCTGTAGCTATAAGAAAAGCTGCGACTGTTACCGTTCTTACTGCCTGAGGTCGTGCCGCCTCCCGATTGGCCCTTCACGAGATCACGCACATAGCGTTGATCGTCCTTGCTGAGCTTAGAGAGCGGTACCTTGACCGTCGTTCCATCAGACTTCCTTAGCTCCACCTTGCCGTTGGCATATTCCAGAAACTCCGCTTCCACTTTTTGCTTCCCTGACTTATCACTCCACGTGCGAGCCTGAGTACCTGGCACGAAGAGTAGGCACAAGACGAGCGCGCCGGCAAGTCGAAGTGAAGTCACAGGCAGTTGGTTGTGTCGCAGCATCGAATCAATCCTGTAGTTCAAGACAATTAATTCCTGGCGGTCTGCTTCTCACGCTCACGAATAATTGCAAACGATCGCACAGCCGCTTCACTTACTTCTCTGGTTCCTGATTTGCGAGCTAGCCGCAGCGCCTTGAAGCACTTCTCCGTGCCGACTTTCCCGAGCAATTCAACGGCCGCCAAGCTAACTTTAGCATCCTGGTTTGGGGCCGCCTTGATGAGTGCGTCTTCAGCGACGGGGCCCATGTTGCGGAGGCTTTTCACCGCTTGGTCGTGGCTGGTGCGATTGCCGAGGAACTTCACAACCGCGTCGGCACCCTTGGCATGAGGGTGCTCGCCAAGTCCTACGAAAATTGCTTCCTCTGGACGATTGCTATCCTGCTCGAGCAACTTGATCAGCAGCGGCACGCTGTGCCGTCCACCCCAGTGCACCATACCTTTGACGCCGTCAGCTTTCCGCCGGCGGTCTTCAAAGGCCATTTTTTTGAAGCCTTTGGCGATCCGCTTTTTTAACTCGATGTCTTTGATCGCTTCAGTATCAAAAGTGAGCAGCGTCTTGATCGCTTCGTCGCGATGGCGGGCTTCTTCATCCTCGAACAAGCCGACCAGCGTTTCGTGGTAGTCCGGAGCACTCGGCTCGGCTCGGCGATTCTGATGCGCAATAGCCGCCTCTCTGGCCAGTCGTTCCTCCTCGCGCTTCGCTTGTGCCATGGCGCGTTCTTGCTCACGCTTCTGACGAGCCTCGTCCTGTTTCCTTAGCCGCTCTGCTTGCTCCTCAGCCAGTTTCTTCTCTTCTGCTTCACGTTCCGCCTGCATGCGTGCTTGAACCTCAGGGGAGGTCAGGTCTTCTCCCTGGCCGGCGATTGTTATTTCTTGGCCTAGATCGAGTGTGATCTCTCCCTTCTCAGGGACTTTCTCGGTAATTGTGCCAAAGGTTAGCGATGCCACAAACTCGTCGTAGCTTTCCACCGGGCCGTAGGCCATGAGATGACCACCGTAGTTCTCAGGATCAGGCGCGTCGACGATCCTCCCTTCGCCGCCATTCGTTGCCTTCAGCTTCTGTTTCACTTCCTCGATCTTCGCGGGACTCGTATTCTGTAGCGTTAGCTCAACAATTTTCGAGGGACCGATGTTTTCGTACATGTCGGCCAAGTCTCTCGAAAATGTCAGGATCGACGCATCGCCACCCGCGAGTCCCGCTTCGACTTGCGTTTCTGCCAGCGCGAGCAGCATCTTGCACGAATGCAGCCGCATCTCGTCCCAGAACTCACTCGGCAGCCCACGCAGGATGTCGAGCCGAGCCCCTTGAATGGCGAACCTTCCCTGTACTTTGGCCAGATCGCGTTCGAGCTTGTTGATCGTGAACTTCTCTCCCCGCGTTTGTCCGTACTTCTTTTCGTGCTCCAACACCTCCTTGAGCGAGTCGATCATCTCTTGAAAGACACCGCCGAGTTCATCTTTGGCCTTGAGGGCTGAGGGCTCGTCTTTGACCGATTCCAAGAGATCAGCGGCGGCTTCAAAAGCCTTGAGCATCCGCTTTGCTTTACTCACGCCCCCACCGCAACCTGCAAGCAAGACGATGAGACAGGCGAATAGCAGAAATCCTTTGTTTCGTTGGCGGCATTTCGCTTTTGAAGATTTCATCATTGATAACCACAGAACTGATTAGCAGGATTAGAAACGGCGGGACGTCACCATTGCCAGCGAGGGCATTGCCGGCGAATGCGGCAAACCATCACCACGCTAGTCTATCACGACGGCCGGGGATTTGCACTTTTCAGCACGACGCAGCAGGGACCCACGGCCCCGAATTCTAATGCCTGCATCAGGTACTACCGGAAGAATGAGAAAAGGTTACAGCTTCGCCAGCGAACTCTCGACCGCCGCCAATTGCTGTTCGACCTCAGCCAGCTTTTCCCGCTGCTGCTGCACGACTTCCGCGGGGGCACGGCTGACGAAGTTCTCGTTATTCAGCTTGCCTGAGAGGCTTCCGATAAACTTGGTGAGCTTGTCGCGCTCGCCGGAGAGCCGTTTCTTTTCCGCCTCGACGTCGATAAAGGCGCTTACGTCAACGTAAACCTCAACGCCCGCCTGCTTGCCCGAGAGTGCCACGCTGGCCGAAGTTTCCGGCGGAGCGGCGTCCGGCCCAAGTGTCACACCCGTGGCACGGGCCATCTGCGTGAAATAAGGCTGCATCGCCGTCAGCCGGGCTGCTTGCTCGGCATCGCACTTCACGCTGAACTCAATCGCTTCCTTCTGCGGCACGTTTTGACGCGTGCGAATCTCACGCACAGCACTCAACACTGCCTGGAAGTCAGAGAACTGCTCGGCGATTGATTCGTCAATGTGCGAAACCTGCGCCTCAGGCCAAGGGGCGATGCAGACGCTCTCGGCGGTCGCCTCTCCCAGAGCCGCTGCCGTCAGGCCGCGGGTAGGCGCCACTTCCCCCAACAACTGCCAAACCTCTTCGGTCAAGAAGGGAATGAAAGGATGCAACAACCTGAGCAAGTTATCAAGCACAGCGGCAAGCACCCGCTGAGCCACGGCCCGCTGTTCAGGCACCGCAAACCGTGCTTTGGTCATCTCCACATAGAAGCTGCAGAACTCATCCCAAGCGAAGTCATAGAGCGCTCGCGATGCATCGGAAAAGCGGTAGTTCGCCAAGTCGTCGGTCACTTGCTGGGTGACCGTTGCCAATCGTGAGAGCAACCAACGATCTTCGAGCAGCAAGTCCTCATTGCCAACGGCTGCAGGTTCATAACCATCAAGATTCATCAGCGCAAATCGCGAGGCGTTCCACAGCTTGTTGCAGAAGTTGCGGCCCAGCTCAAACCGTTCGCTAGTGACCGCCCCGCGCTTGTGGGCCTTCTCCTCATCGGTCTGCGCCCATTGGGTGCTGAACGATGCGCCGCACTTGTCACACTCGACGACCGGCAGTGTGCGGTTCTTTTTCGTCTGCTTGAGATGCTCCTCGCAGTGCGGGCAAACAAACTCGACCGGCATCCGCACGTCTTGCGTTTCGGTCGTCAGATAAGCAATCCCGAACCGCAACGCGTCCGCTCCAAAGCGATCAATCACATCGAGCGGATCGACCCCATTGCCCTTCGACTTCGACATGGTTTCGCCATACCCGTCGAGAATCTTCGGGTGGATGTAAACTTCAGGGAACGGCACGCCGCCCATGTTGTACTCACCCATGAGTACCATCCGCGCGACCCACAGCGTAATGATGTCGCGCGAAGTCACCAGCGTGCTGGTTGGGTAGAAGGCCTTCAAGTCGTCGGTCTCGTCGGGCCAGCCGAGTGTTGAGAAGGGCCAAAGGGCGGAACTGAACCAGGTGTCGAGGACGTCGTCTTCGTGGAAAAAGCCACAAGATTCGAGCACAGATCTTGCCGATCCGACCTCATCGTTCTTGAGACACACTTGGAGATGAACATTTTCAACGCTTCTGAACTCGGGAATCTGTGCTTTACCATCTACTACTACAATTAGGATCCCGTTGATAGAGAAACACAGGTTAGAAGCTTCGATTTCCGGAGTGAGCGCTTGAACCAGTTCTATTAGCGTTGACCAATCTTTACTGGCGTTTCTATTCCAGGTAGCGCTCCAAACCGGAATCCGATGCCCCCACCAGAGTTGCCGTCCAATCGGCCAGTCGCGTTTCTCCCCAAGCCAGTCGAGATAACTCTTGCCATACCGCTCAGGAACAATCCTCGTGCGTCCCTCGGTCACGGCATCCATTGCTGACTGGGCTAGCTCGTCCATCTTGACAAACCACTGATCCGCCAAGTACGGCTCGATCGGCGTCTTGCTGCGGTCGCTGTGGGCGAGGTCGATTTCGCGGTCTTCGACATCGGTTTCTGGGTCGTGGAAACCATCCTCGGCCAGCGCGTTGCTCACTGCTTCGCGAGCCTTTTTCATTGTCAGGCCACGGAACTGCTCGGGCACACTATCCGCCAGCGTCCCGTCGGGGTTCATGATGTTGATCGTGCCGATGTGCTCGTTGCGTTGCCAAACCTCGTAGTCGTTCGCATCATGCGCGGGCGTGATCTTCACGCAGCCCGAACCTAGTTCCGGCTTCGCCCATTCGTCGGCAATGAGAGGGATCTCACGATCAGTCAAAGGCAGTTTCAACTTGACGCCGCGCTGGGCCATGTCGCGGAGCGTTTCAAGCTCCGCTAACTTGCTGCTGATGCGTTCAGCCAGAGCGTCAAGCTGCGCCTGAACCGCCTCCTTTTCTTTCTCCGGCGAAGAAGCAAGCTTGGCCTCTAGTTCTGTTTGCGTCTTCGCCAGCGCCGCCTTCGGGTCAGGGTGCACGGCAACCGCCGTATCACCTAGCATCGTCTCGGGCCGTGTGGTGGCAATCGTGACGAACTCAGGTTCGCCCTGTTTGGGGTCAATCACGGGATAGCGAAAGTGCCAGAAGTGCCCTTTGATCTGCGTGTGATACACCTCGTCGTCGGAAACGGCCGTCTGCAAGAACGGGTCCCAGTTCACCAGCCGCTTGCCACGGTAAATCTTGCCATCGGCGAACAGTTTGAAGAATGTCTCCCGCACGGCCCGCGCACATTGATCGTCGAGCGTGAACCGCGTTCGCTCCCAATCGCAACTCGCCCCAAGCTGCTTGAGCTGCCCAATGATCCGCTTTTCGTACTGCTCTTTCCACTTCCAAATCCGCTCGACGAGTCCCTCGCGCCCACCAATCTCGGGACTATGCCGCGTAAGCCCTTCTTCTTCCTTGAGTCGCCGCTCGACCACCGCCTGCGTGGCGATCCCCGCGTGATCGGTCCCCGGCTGCCAGAGGACCTCAAAGCCGGCCATCCGCTTCTGCCGCACAAGAATATCTTGCAACGTGTTGTTAAGCGCATGCCCCAAGTGCAACGCTCCGGTCACATTCGGCGGCGGAATCACGACGGAGTATGGTCGCTTTTCCCCCGAGAGAACCTTCTGCGGGTCCGCATGGAAGTAGCCCTGCTGCTCCCAATGGGCATACCACTTCTCTTGAGCGGCTTTGTGGTCGTATTGCGAAGGGAGTTGGCTGAAGTCGGTCATGGGGGGAGGAAGTATACAGTGTTCAGTTTTCAGTGTTCAGTTCGCAAGCCGGGAGCGTCAGAGCCCGGATAGCCTCTCGGAGAGAAAAGCGTTCTGGCTTATCGCGGAGCAAGCGCGGCGGCAAAACTCCATTCATCACTCCGCACTCATCATTGATCACTTCGACAAAGCTTGTACTCGATCGAGTCCACCAGCGCTGCCCAGCTTGCTTCGATCACGTTCTCATGCACGCCGACCGTGCCCCAGGCTTCGTTGTCGTCGCGAGACTCGATCACCACACGGACGCTGGCCGCGGTAGCCGCTTCGCTGTTGATGACGCGGACTTTGTAGTCGACCAGATGCATTTCATTAAGCTGCGGGAAGTGGCCGTTCAGCGCTTTCCGAAGTGCCGCATCCAAGGCGTTCACCGGGCCGTCCCCTTCGGCCACTTCGTGACGAACTTCGTCGTTAATCTTTAGCTTGACCGTCGCTTCTGTCACCGGCGTGCCGTCGGGATGGCGGTCGACATCAATGTGGTACTTAATCAGCTCGAAGTGCGGTTCGTGCGTGCCGGCCAGTTTCTTGAGTAAGATTTCGAACGACGCCTCGGCGGCCTCGAATTGGTAGCCTTGGTTTTCCAGCTCGACGACCTCTTTGAGGACGCGGCTCATCAGGTCTTTGTCCTGGTCGAGCTTCAGCTTCTCAGCGAGAGCCAGGATGTTCGAGCGGCCCGACAATTCGCTTACGAGTACGCGACGTTCGTTCCCCACGGATGCCGGTTCGATGTGTTCGTAGCTGCTGGCAGCCTTGGCAATCGCGTGGACGTGCATCCCACCTTTGTGGGCGAACGCACTTTGCCCAACAAATGGCTGTCCGTTGCGGGGCAGCATGTTGGCGATTTCGTAAACGTAACGTGACAGCTCGGTCAGTCTCTCTACTCCGCTACCGCCGAGCGCCTGATAGCCTTCTTTCTTGAGCGCAAGATTCGCCACAACGGAAATAAGATCGGCGTTGCCGCACCGTTCGCCGAAGCCGTTGATTGTGCCCTGCACGTGCTCCGCTCCCGCGTCGATTGCAGAGAGCGAGTTCGCCACCGCTAGTTCACTATCGTTGTGCGTGTGAATACCCAGCGGCTTGTCAACTTTCGCCGCAGCTTCTTTCGTGATCTCTGCAACTTCCTCCGGCAAGCTCCCGCCGTTGGTGTCGCACATAACGATGATCGACGCCCCCGCTTCTGCCGCGGCTTGAATCGTCTGCGGTGCGTAGTCGGCGTTCGCTTTCCAGCCGTCAAAGAAATGCTCCGCGTCGTAGATCACCTCTTTGCCCTCGGAGACGAAAAACTCAACCGTCTCGCGAATCATCGCCAGGTTCTCTTCGAGCGAAACACCGAGAACCTCGGTGGCATGAAAGTCAGAAGTCTTACCAACGATCGTCACCACGGGCGTTTCCGCTGCCATCAGGGCCAGCATCCCCGGATCGTCCTTCGCCATCACGCCTCGCCGTCGCGTCATGCCGAAGGCACACAGCTTCGCGTTGTTCTTGAGTGGTTTCTCATGCAACCGCTTGAAGAAATCCGCATCCTTGGGATTGGAAAGCGGATAGCCCCCTTCGATAAAATCGAAACCCAGCTCATCAAGCCGCCGAGCAATGAGCACCTTGTCCTCCAACGAAAAGCTCACCCCCTCGCCCTGGGCCCCATCGCGGAGCGTTGTATCGTAGATTTGGATGGTTTTCATCAATTTCTCTGGACGTGACCGTGGCTGGAACTCAGGCGCGAATCTCTGATTTTAGTTGGATTCGACAACTATTTGAAGGCGAGGCTTCTTGCTACTACTCGAAGCCAAATATGGCCAATAAACGCGGTCTGCAAGCGAATAACCCACACAATAGGAACCCTGGAGAGGCCCAGAGGTTCGACCCTGGAGTAGTTGCCACTTGGAATAAGCTACACTCTCGAGCTGGAAACTCCCCGCACTACGCTCATTAGCGAGCGTCCCTCGAGTATTAAGAAAGCGATTAAGAAAATGGTTTCTTCGACGATTCTGTTCATCGGTATTGTATTGGCAGGCCTGCTCGTTGCCGGCGCGTTTCAAGCCAAGAATCGGTCCGTCAGGGCAATAGGTATAGGCGCGGCGTTTGTGGTGTTGATGTTGTCCTTCGTTTTGGCTTCTTTCCGGCACGTCGGTGAAGATTCCATTGGCGTTGTGAGCAAGAGCATTGGTTTGAAATCACTTCCGCCAGGACAGATCATTGCCACCGATGGAGAAAAAGGACCACAGGCAGAGATTCTTCCTCCAGGCTGGCAGCCTTGGTACTGGCCTTTCATCTACGATATCGAGATGTACCCAGTCGTCGAAATTGAACAGGGACAAGTTGGCATGCTGACCGCTTCGGACGGGAAGCCGCTTCCGCCGGGGATGACCTACGCTCCCGAGTGGTCGCCGGAGACGCGTAAGCAGATGCTCACCGATGCTCGCTATTTCTTGACCGAAGGTGGCGGGCACAAAGGGCCACAAACCTCGGTGCTTAAGCCGGGGCTTCATCGCTTCAATCCGAAGTTGTTCAAAATGGAGCCTGCTCCGTTGCTGACGATCGGTAAGACAGAAGTCGGTGTGGTGAAATCAAACGTCGGCGATGCAGTCACGGACCGCGATCCCGA
The genomic region above belongs to Lacipirellulaceae bacterium and contains:
- the cimA gene encoding citramalate synthase, translated to MKTIQIYDTTLRDGAQGEGVSFSLEDKVLIARRLDELGFDFIEGGYPLSNPKDADFFKRLHEKPLKNNAKLCAFGMTRRRGVMAKDDPGMLALMAAETPVVTIVGKTSDFHATEVLGVSLEENLAMIRETVEFFVSEGKEVIYDAEHFFDGWKANADYAPQTIQAAAEAGASIIVMCDTNGGSLPEEVAEITKEAAAKVDKPLGIHTHNDSELAVANSLSAIDAGAEHVQGTINGFGERCGNADLISVVANLALKKEGYQALGGSGVERLTELSRYVYEIANMLPRNGQPFVGQSAFAHKGGMHVHAIAKAASSYEHIEPASVGNERRVLVSELSGRSNILALAEKLKLDQDKDLMSRVLKEVVELENQGYQFEAAEASFEILLKKLAGTHEPHFELIKYHIDVDRHPDGTPVTEATVKLKINDEVRHEVAEGDGPVNALDAALRKALNGHFPQLNEMHLVDYKVRVINSEAATAASVRVVIESRDDNEAWGTVGVHENVIEASWAALVDSIEYKLCRSDQ
- a CDS encoding valine--tRNA ligase — protein: MTDFSQLPSQYDHKAAQEKWYAHWEQQGYFHADPQKVLSGEKRPYSVVIPPPNVTGALHLGHALNNTLQDILVRQKRMAGFEVLWQPGTDHAGIATQAVVERRLKEEEGLTRHSPEIGGREGLVERIWKWKEQYEKRIIGQLKQLGASCDWERTRFTLDDQCARAVRETFFKLFADGKIYRGKRLVNWDPFLQTAVSDDEVYHTQIKGHFWHFRYPVIDPKQGEPEFVTIATTRPETMLGDTAVAVHPDPKAALAKTQTELEAKLASSPEKEKEAVQAQLDALAERISSKLAELETLRDMAQRGVKLKLPLTDREIPLIADEWAKPELGSGCVKITPAHDANDYEVWQRNEHIGTINIMNPDGTLADSVPEQFRGLTMKKAREAVSNALAEDGFHDPETDVEDREIDLAHSDRSKTPIEPYLADQWFVKMDELAQSAMDAVTEGRTRIVPERYGKSYLDWLGEKRDWPIGRQLWWGHRIPVWSATWNRNASKDWSTLIELVQALTPEIEASNLCFSINGILIVVVDGKAQIPEFRSVENVHLQVCLKNDEVGSARSVLESCGFFHEDDVLDTWFSSALWPFSTLGWPDETDDLKAFYPTSTLVTSRDIITLWVARMVLMGEYNMGGVPFPEVYIHPKILDGYGETMSKSKGNGVDPLDVIDRFGADALRFGIAYLTTETQDVRMPVEFVCPHCEEHLKQTKKNRTLPVVECDKCGASFSTQWAQTDEEKAHKRGAVTSERFELGRNFCNKLWNASRFALMNLDGYEPAAVGNEDLLLEDRWLLSRLATVTQQVTDDLANYRFSDASRALYDFAWDEFCSFYVEMTKARFAVPEQRAVAQRVLAAVLDNLLRLLHPFIPFLTEEVWQLLGEVAPTRGLTAAALGEATAESVCIAPWPEAQVSHIDESIAEQFSDFQAVLSAVREIRTRQNVPQKEAIEFSVKCDAEQAARLTAMQPYFTQMARATGVTLGPDAAPPETSASVALSGKQAGVEVYVDVSAFIDVEAEKKRLSGERDKLTKFIGSLSGKLNNENFVSRAPAEVVQQQREKLAEVEQQLAAVESSLAKL
- a CDS encoding SHD1 domain-containing protein codes for the protein MLRHNQLPVTSLRLAGALVLCLLFVPGTQARTWSDKSGKQKVEAEFLEYANGKVELRKSDGTTVKVPLSKLSKDDQRYVRDLVKGQSGGGTTSGSKNGNSRSFSYSYSTRTNNGNTTTERSVTFGSGNAAKEDKPKPRTWVDSTGKHKIRATFMELVDGKVRLRREDNKVISFPLDKLSERDQEEVKRLSQGVSLGDSDPDNPFGNSSIDMEFAAAPVKREPGEYLKGDIIEVESFGELKRGTVISADGHWLKVMFDGEDDIDSVSRNSRSLRMIRADPNAVARSASGQVLSKADFSSVEQVVLGTQTSGSFIPDPGLDSGSSRRLRAMRLGGKKGFFEDIESFTVSPNGEFALVSRMGGSGVHSKEARIQICNLGTGKVQEITDLPAGFKLATMSPSGIRIAAVTEGKSHDKKTVDIYNLGSNGLSHAISWRPFKEEFFKDIQDLTWINDNLLATVGRQTITVWEVESARAIYTLTLNGMSSGALSPGLNQFAIADSKAVYILDAATGEPLQQVALPQGRRHKALAFDPSGQLLAGLDGNQVDLMNLETGEVFDTLYVPDSGSTIAWTDNEHLLLGGGNLVHVPSQMTVWKYKHSASKTAHAAGINWYLLGSGNNQVLLPLRLPHVGVKSISDDEVVLKSGDAISLEFELIDNLASGARSVRQEVEEKLRRDLEDAGYVIGENASAVLVARTEPGERREMLYEDFHVGLRRSKPDKVSVTERLYTLELQIDGQVVWQRRRTQGPPHHLRMQKGENTNQAVQRVMAPSAGYFGQGIPGRILPADKMNQRSSEISATGIR